The nucleotide sequence CCCCTGATGAGTTGGCCTCATCATCACCATCGTACACTCCAGCACGTTGTCAATATCTACCATAATTGGACGTCGTTTAGCAGAAATAACTCAAACGAACTACAAAATTggcaaaaagaagaagaaagaagtatTTATTGTACATACAAATAGGAAGCTAggttaacaaaaacaataataacacaACCTTTAGTTGAACAAATCATTCTTCAGTTTGCACGCGCGTGGAAGAAACTATATGGTATAAACGTACCGTAGAAGAACACCAGCCATCCAGGTGGTGGTAGTGCATTGTTGATTGTTTCTTACCTTACGCAACATCAGCCCGTGGGAGATGTTTTCGGCGAGCAAAAATCCGGCGCACAGATGTACGGGCGGACCCGCTTCGCCACAGTGCGGACGTAGAACGAAAGTGTTCAGACCTTGTTCTCTAGGAAGATAACAATAtcggaggttccgggttcaatAAATTTGAGAAATTAACTTCAAAGTTTTCTCTGGGCCGGTCTGGTTCActggcttcagccgtggctagttaccatcccacataacccgatcttccTTCAGGTCGGGTTCTTACCCACTAAAATACTCTTGGTGGCCATCCTCGGTACAtatttgggaggctccgggatctcctaagaacgcaccggtgcaaCCAACCAATCAACCAACTTATAGTACCTAggaatagagctttttgtgacagagctcgtcgagggaagtactatcgctgTTATGGGCGATAGTTTTCatgttaccatcaggtgggccatctgcttgtaTGCAGTcaattaagtataaataaaaaaaaaattttaccccACTTACTTTCTCAATTGATTCAGTGTTACCATATTCGCGTACATGTAATATAGATAGTACGCGTACGGAGGGTTCTCTTCGTCGTCCCACTCCTCGGGCGATTTCATGTTCTCAGTCAAGTTGGGGTTCTCGGGCTTTGACTCGTCGTCCACGCTGTCGAAACCTATCACGTGCTGGACAAACCATAATTCAGAATTGCGATTGGATTCGGATAGCGGTTAGGGCATcggttttactttcgggggccgagctcgagcacgcacctctcaagttacgtgcgttctaagcatttaaatatgacttgctgtaacggtgaagaaaaacatcgtgaggaagccagcatacctgagagttctccacaatgttctcaaagcgcGTCAAGCGTGTCAAGTCCAATCCGGGCTTGGCCAGCGTttcacaacgctggccaagccctacgacctaaacccttctcattgagaaAGAAGACCCGTGGTGATTGTGGTGTAGGGTTATTatgtatctcacgacaggcttgcaACAGACGTATATCTAGCGATCTTTGcaatcaaacgtcacttttgtattttaagTGTATGCGAaatgtgacgtttgacagcaacgATCGCGAGATTtaagcctgttgtgagatacgtaatcggCCGTTCCCTataccactacagagcacgggtctccatgCCTTTAATAGGTGGATATGAAAAACAAAAGGAtgtattagtttaatataactgctatactcctaACAGCACCTAAGTTGggaatgaaaaaaacataagttGTAACTTACAGTCAGAAACTTGTGCAGTTCAGTATTTGTGTTAGGGTCCACGGAAACCTTGAAAAGCGGGTCGAATAGGTTGTTCAGGAACTCTTGGAAGTTCTTCAGCAGCTTGTTAATGCGGTAGATATCGCTATGAGAAATGTAAAAAATCTCGATGCGCGTGActagtaattaattttgaaaactgCCTTATGATGTttggaagtaaaaaaaaaacttatttttgcagaaattaaaaagttttgttcATATAAACTCCAACTTTAAACTACAGCGCTCACTACTGCTCCAGGAACGTGGACAAAGAACTCACAGAGTTTATATAGACGTTCATATAGAGTTCACTCCGCGTTTCAGCTGTAATGTCATGGCGTATCGCCAGATTCAGTATCtcactaagaatgtttttttatttatttattttacttgttcAAATTGTATGAATCTTAAAAACTTACactaaatgtttacatttgtaattttttatcgaACAGTGGTGGTTTTGAACTATGTACACGAGTCATATATCATTAGAGAAATGCAATATTgaagcgattctttgttactgtcatcatgccaaTTGTAACCTCAGAATCGGTTCTTTTTTCTTCTAGTTCCTCGCTGATATAAGCGTAGTTCTGTTTGCGGGACAACGGAGATGACTTACTATAGCCGAGGAACCTGCACCAGCCATCGCATGTGGGGCGAATGCACCTGGTGTCGTATCGCCCAGGAGGCCAGCTTGCCCCACTCCGCCGCGCTCTTGCAGTAGATGGATAACCGCGGCTCCGCGTAAGTGTACTTGTTTTCTTCAAAGTCGCTCATTACTTCCTATAATGGGTATAACAGGCAAGATGACTAATTTTGAGCTTACTTGGTAGGGACAtaccaaaaatatattgtttttgcaGTAGTTGAAGTTTTTGTTGATATAGATtgcaaagtatattttaaatatataattcccACGAAAACCGCATTTCCCGTGAcatcataggcaaattagagcagaaaatttttagtaattccttgttccatagctaaagattattaataataaaaaacttcgcaactgatagttttaaataacaaaatatacgctgatattttcgaaatttaagcgatacaaaattatgtttatgtagACGTGACGTCGTAGcattgaattcggcgtttcacctgtcaggGCGGAttgctagattttgcagttttatttattgaaaaaacgAACCAAACTcagtttgaatataaataaaaataggctttagataaatacaatattttagctatTCTCTGTTACTGCCATCATGCTCATAATAATTCTACAAAACAAGCTAACTAtgttaaaaaggttttaaatataGAGAAGATTTTTAGAGacattatattttagttaatgCTTACAAAATAGATAAATTCTGGACCTTAATAATACTAGCGAAGTAAGTGCCATTCATATAGTTGTCAGTCTTCAAGAACACCTCCCGAAGTCTACTCTCCCCCACAGGGTTGTATTTTGCGTTGAACTTGTCGAATCGGTGAAATGTGTTCCGGTCCTAAAAGAAAGTATGAAAGTtgtgttaaaaataaaccttcGTTTTAATTACTCTTGTAATACAATGGATTCAAAAGTGTTCAAAATTGTCTTGTCAACAAGATTATTATGTTTGATAAACTACAACTTCTTGTTGGTTTAACctgtcattattatttttgttaaaactaTTGTCAATAGGTAAATGTCATCATTGCAAAATACCATAATTTCTCctaaatacctattttataatgccAAGACCTAGAAGTGTTGAAGAAAGGGAAGCAATTATTGCCGAACATGAAGCTGGCTACAACATCTCAGAGATATTACTTTACCACCTGCGGTACAGTAATGATGTGTTTTCCAACCGCAGTTCAGATATAATTATTCCGCCAATATTCCGAACATAGAGTTATGAAAAAGAACCAACAGCATGCACGTCTAGTATATCAACGTTGAGGTCGTAGGCGTCCAGCTGCATCTCCTCGAACACGGACTTGAGCGTCATGGGCCTGCCGAGGCTCAGCGCCACCACCGCGCCGGGCTGCGAGCGCAGCGTGCGCTTGATGAAGCGAAGTAGGTGCTTCTGGTTCATGCAGGACGCTGCGTGGATGTGGGTGTCCACCTTCCTGCGTGTAAcgttatattaaattcaattaaccGAGGCGTTGAAGAATGGGTTACGTTCCACTTGCTACAACCAAAACTTAAGCCAGACTCTGACTGACGAAGATCGAGGCCGAAGTATCTATGCATACATGGGGTAGACCGAATCCCGAAAGCCATCAGAAAGGGAAATTGGACTGGACAGGTGAGAGAtagttgaatttaaaattagagAAGCCAGCCTCActctaattttaaattcataacatGGTGGACTTTCTTGTCCAAACTGTCAAAAGTGTTTTCATCAACCGTTGAAAGTACTTGACGACCGTGATGTCTTTCCGCGTACAGGTTATATCTCTAAAGGATGCTGCCGAGCAGGAAAGGTTAGTGACACGTACGCGTTAACCGATACGCAGAGGAAGACCGAGGGTTAGAATGCGCTGCTATGCGTACCTTCTCCCACGTGGAATAGGAGAGAGTAGAAATAATAGGTGTAGCAGAGCCCATAAAGGAGGGAAGAAGCTTGTGTGCTGCAAATGCGGGTTAAATATTGGAGAAGCCAATGCCAATGCGGGTTAAATATTGAgtaatttgaaaagattttaaagtataaacttaatattaattaacgaCTGATGAGGAAGAAGTGAAATGTTGATAATAAGAAACCTCTTAACTACCTGACGTTATAGAAATCCCTGTGCGGCACCGCCTTCTGCAGCGCCAGCTCGTGCAACTCGTTCAGCAACACGTGCATCTTATACTTGGAAGACAGGTAGCTCAGGCGGCGGTAGCAAAACGATTTCCttgaaaaaacacaaataaacttaattaaaccTTGACCGTAGCGGGTATGATCCTCGGCACGCAGCTGTTTAGGggttaggtgcgttttaagcaattgttGTTGGCGGTCTCAACATTACCAAGCTagatcctacatcgcgctaagAATGTTTTCTAAGAAAGGTTTGAGAAATTTTCTGCCTACGCCTCCTTCGATTCGATCGAGAGAGAGAGTTAAcaacgatttatatggtatctaaacagcgccatctagtgacagtacagTTCTCAATATTATAACTAGATGGGTGAGAAGTAAACTTAGGCAGAAAAACTCTCACTTGGAACTCTGACGAGGATATTCACACGAACCAAAACTGCCACCCTCTCGTTTGTTAACATATCGCACTTACAACGGTCCGTCGCTGATCATAGCGGTAAGCCGCGCCATGTCCTCCACGTACTTCTCGAAGGGCAGGTATCGGTAGCGCAGCGGGCGGTGGTCGGAGGCGTCAGCGGCACTTCGGTACACGTGGACCACGCCACGCTTCCAGCGGCACACGTAGTGCCGGTCTGCCGGCTGCGGGCCCGCCCACGGGTCTTCCGACTGTAGTTGCTCTGGATACCATTTTTACTTCAGAGTGGAAGGACGGTTTTACTACGGAGTGGAACTGCtatcaatatacctacttatcgcGCCTTATAGCGttcactattattattataacactttACTTGTACACCAAGTTGGGGTTTCAAGGagttggagtggcaaccccgcaccggtaaacgcagcgttagttGACCCCCAACCaaccgctggatacaagcggtacagaatcgtggaatttggaatgccctaaaaaagacctacgtccagctgtggacgtcaatctgatgatgaaaatgatgatgatgacttgaagaaaaaaagaaacatgaaaaaagaaatagaatacaaaaggcggcgtaATCTTTTAACAGCACATTTTATATAGAGCCGCGACAGAGCAAATCCAGACTAATactttaaatgcgaaagtgtgtttgtctattggtccttactttacgctaactaagtaataaaacaaattgatttTTAGAATAGAGTTTGTAGATGATCGACGATAGGACCTGCCATGCATTGGGGGTCAAAACCTTTGCGAGAGTTTGGTGAttacgcaagtgaatcccgtactctcacttataggtctgtcGAGGGACTcgcagagtttttagtgggtgcaaatCCAAAATAACCAATCCGTTTCCCCTAACGCAGTGGTATGCTTCACGCattttctgtttaaaaaaaatagggtaaaaaacagttcccacgggattttggAAACAGCGGACGTAGAACGCAGGCAAGATTTTTTCGCTGTAAAGTTTTTGGTTCCACTCAAACAACGAATTCCTTCCTTAACAACCTAACGTCCTACAAGAAATATAAAAGTTGCTTCGATTTTTACCATTCCCACTGAAGTCCTCTTGACTGTCACATGAACCTCTATGCTGTCCAGGGAAGATAGTTGACAAAGTGCCAGGCAACGaaactgtataaaaatattctacggtcaatatatctataattttgTTGACAAGTCAAACTCAAAACTCTTTCGTTGAAATACGTGTTAGCTATTTCCTCATATTGATTAAAATCAGTACTACTGTACTCGATACATCtatcaaacataaaataatattttacggtttcttatgaaattattaattaagaattgcatcaaattaatttgaatgatGTTGAACTGATATCGTGATCGATAACTGCAAACTATATCATACTAGATTGCTAATGAATGAATCAATTCAATATCGATATCccaatcgatatcaaaatcgattacTATAATCAATATCTTAATCGACTACAATAATCGATATCTAAATCGATTACTTTTATCGATAAtgtaatcaatattaatatcgatatggtAACGGTTACCGTAATCGATTACTATAATCgattcaatatcgatatcataatcgatttaatatcgttatcgatTTATTAACTGATTCAATATCGATTTCCTAATCGATAATCGATATGGTAATCGATAtcatttaatatcaatattacatCGATTGGGATATCGATATtgaatcgattataatatcgatatcgaatcgattatgatatcgttATTGATTTGGTAATTGATTCAATATCGATAtggtaatcgatatcataatcgatataaaaacgATATCATATTCGAAATAAAATCGATATGGTTATCGATATCTAAATTGATTACTTTAAAAGATATCTTAATCGACTAGAATAAACGATATCCTAATCGATATGGTAATCGATAgggtaatcgatatcataatcgatatcaaaatcgagaTATCAAAATCGAGATatcgaaaactactgaaccgatctttatgaaactttttatatatattcttggaggtagtagaaataatatgtaacaatacttttcattgaaaaaaaaatacttaagaaaaaatatgtttgtgaaaaatctcaaaatctcatatatgactataggtgtagactatgtagcagtacgttGCCTCCCAAAATATAGTATTCTTTATAAAATGTACGCTCatcaaagtgccatctatgggcctatttgaataaagaaatatttgtctttgacttcGCGAAATTTCACATTCCTGCAGAATAAAAAGATAGGTACTGAAACAAAGCAAGTCGCGGTTAAAAgctcatccctactaatattataaatgtgattgtaagtttgtttgttacgcattcACGCGAaagctacttaaccgatcatcataaaactttgtacacatatacttggaggtattagaagtaacataagcttagttcttttgggagaggggatcaaagagtttgacggttttacaccaactacaaacaaaatttcttaaaagaccacaccagtttttttttataagatagGTTGTCAcctaaaaatttcagtagaatttcACCTGCCACATTGAATGTcacaaaacaaacgcagacgaagtcgcgtacaacagctagtgttttaataatacaaatCAAAATAGTAAATTAGGTACTAGTTAGTATAGGATTACATCGTGTAACGGAGTGCGGCCAGCTGCTTAAGTCGAGGTTCTGCAGTAGCGCCAGGTCTTCCGATGAGCACGTCTTCAGGATTACGCACTGCTCCTCCGCCGCGTCTACATATAACGGACGAAGTGGACCCTTCAAACATTTCCCTGGGCACAAAACTCCTCTCTTATAAGAGagagaattatttatttatttatttatttatttatttatttattccttatcttacatttttgtcattacaggaaaaagttatcctaatacgacaatgcggcatgttatgtaaattttaataatatatataactataatgtatatgataaaatccaaatcgctattattattatagttcatATGATAACCCAGCACGCTGCTTTAATGCgagttggtgggttttaacaatCAAACGGTTCAAACAGTTTCGCGCGCTTTCCAAGGTATAGGGGCTCCAAAATCTTGGCTAGCACTTATTGCACAAATTCCATTCCTTACAATTACTGGCCTGACCTCTTTAGAGTCTTTATCCATAGACTCGCATGGTAACGAGACGATCGATGCAGTTAGGTAGGAGgttattatagtgtaaaattaCTAGTTACTGATATATATctagataatttaataaataaaattgacggCTTAGAAGAAGAAAGAGAGCGCTTGCGCTAAATATTTATTCCTCTTTACCCATTGCAAAGGTGTAGTATCAATGTAGTGAACAACTTTTTACCATGTCAACGGTGTATATGGGTAAATCCCATTATAAAGTTCTTTTGGGTGTCAGACACCGCCTCAAGCTACCGCCAGTGCTCGCTCGCTTATTGGGCTTATTGCTAAAGCGTTCAGGACAACGCTATAGTCTATACCATCAAATTTAATCACGGCCCGGCTTAAGTCGATGACGTCATCGTGCTGCAGATCCTTGGGAGGCGACTCCCGATGCGTGAGGTAGTAGGCCAGTGTCTCCGGGAACGCCTGCCCCGAGATTTCCATGTAGTCTCGGCGCAAGGCCAACGCATCGATCAGGGTCGACGCCGCCCGCTCCAGGTCATCCAAAGGCACCTGCGTCACAGAAATCAGTTTTCCTTCTTCCAAACTTTACTTATATAGCCTGTGCTACGTTTTATGACACGTTGCGAACTAAGATTCTCCGTCTTTATCAGTCACAACATTACAATAGCCACCCAATACCCAAAGGCAGAACAGAAccaaaagcaataaagaaaacaaCAAAGTAGAGCATAGAAGTAGTCCACCAACCCGAAACAATTAAAGATTGGTAGAATTTGAATACCATTATGAAC is from Pararge aegeria chromosome 19, ilParAegt1.1, whole genome shotgun sequence and encodes:
- the LOC120632373 gene encoding AMP deaminase 2-like, which gives rise to MFGSKKDLKQWNKSRNETRKNLSGATRTRIRGPGDGRQTTPGNNVTFQRLSVAGIHVTGVPLDDLERAASTLIDALALRRDYMEISGQAFPETLAYYLTHRESPPKDLQHDDVIDLSRAVIKFDDAAEEQCVILKTCSSEDLALLQNLDLSSWPHSVTRFSLPGTLSTIFPGQHRGSCDSQEDFSGNEQLQSEDPWAGPQPADRHYVCRWKRGVVHVYRSAADASDHRPLRYRYLPFEKYVEDMARLTAMISDGPLKSFCYRRLSYLSSKYKMHVLLNELHELALQKAVPHRDFYNVRKVDTHIHAASCMNQKHLLRFIKRTLRSQPGAVVALSLGRPMTLKSVFEEMQLDAYDLNVDILDVHADRNTFHRFDKFNAKYNPVGESRLREVFLKTDNYMNGTYFASIIKEVMSDFEENKYTYAEPRLSIYCKSAAEWGKLASWAIRHQVHSPHMRWLVQVPRLYDIYRINKLLKNFQEFLNNLFDPLFKVSVDPNTNTELHKFLTHVIGFDSVDDESKPENPNLTENMKSPEEWDDEENPPYAYYLYYMYANMVTLNQLRKEQGLNTFVLRPHCGEAGPPVHLCAGFLLAENISHGLMLRKVPALQYIYYLAQIFIAMSPLSNNSLFLRYHRNPLPDYHARGLRVTLSTDDPLQFHYTKEPLMEEYSVAAQAWKLSACDMCELARNSVIMSGFSHEMKQRWVGQHYERPGAPGNDITRTNVPDVRLEYRHETLVDELDNLFQKTMAGQNPQ